The following proteins are encoded in a genomic region of Hippopotamus amphibius kiboko isolate mHipAmp2 chromosome 8, mHipAmp2.hap2, whole genome shotgun sequence:
- the LOC130859287 gene encoding oligosaccharyltransferase complex subunit OSTC-like has product MESLYRVPSLVLECPNLKLKKPRWVHMPSAMTVYALVVVSYFLITGGIIYDVVVEPPSVGSMTDEHGHQRPVAFLAYRVNGQYVMEGLASSFLFTMGGLGFIILDRSNAPNIPKLNRFLLLFIGFVCVLLSFFMARVFMRMKLPGYLMG; this is encoded by the coding sequence ATGGAGAGTTTGTACCGAGTTCCATCCTTAGTGCTCGAATGCCCCAACCTGAAGCTGAAGAAGCCGCGCTGGGTGCACATGCCGTCGGCCATGACGGTGTATGCTCTGGTGGTAGTGTCTTACTTCCTCATCACCGGCGGAATCATTTATGATGTTGTTGTTGAACCTCCAAGTGTCGGCTCCATGACTGATGAACACGGGCATCAGAGACCAGTAGCTTTCTTGGCGTACAGAGTAAATGGACAGTATGTTATGGAAGGACTCGCATCCAGCTTCCTGTTTACAATGGGAGGTTTAGGTTTCATAATCCTGGACCGATCCAATGCACCCAACATTCCCAAACTCAATAGATTTCTCCTTCTATTCATTGGATTCGTCTGTGTCCTACTGAGTTTTTTCATGGCTAGAGTATTCATGAGGATGAAATTGCCGGGCTATCTGATGGGTTAG